A single region of the Hippoglossus hippoglossus isolate fHipHip1 chromosome 17, fHipHip1.pri, whole genome shotgun sequence genome encodes:
- the arf1 gene encoding ADP-ribosylation factor 1 isoform X1, producing the protein MNRNKPARQRVKCCVRQRRRNREEKVRRYQITLLPKSLPSPATMGNIFKLFAKFGQKEMRILMVGLDAAGKTTILYKLKLGEVVTTIPTIGFNVETVEYKNINFTVWDVGGQDKIRPLWRHYFQNTQGLIFVVDSNDRERCGEAREELLRMLAEEDLRDAVILVFANKQDLPNAMNAAELTDKMNLHSLRNRRWYIQATCATTGDGLFEGLEWLSSQLKNNS; encoded by the exons atgaataggAACAAACCGGCTCGTCAGCGGGTGAAATGTTGTGTAAGACAGCGGCGACGAAACCGAGAGGAGAAAGTGCGACGCTACCAGATTAC GCTTTTACCAAAGTCACTTCCATCACCAGCAACCATGGGGAATATTTTTAAGCTATTTGCTAAGTTTGGGCAGAAGGAGATGAGGATCCTCATGGTGGGTCTGGATGCTGCTGGAAAGACCACAATTCTGTACAAGCTCAAACTTGGAGAGGTTGTGACTACCATCCCCACGATAG GTTTTAATGTAGAGACAGTGGAGTACAAGAACATCAATTTCACAGTGTGGGATGTTGGTGGTCAAGACAAAATTCGACCGCTGTGGCGTCATTACTTCCAGAACACACAGG GCCTCATCTTCGTTGTGGACAGCAACGACAGAGAGCGATGTGGGGAGGCTCGGGAAGAGCTCTTGCGAATGTTGGCAGAGGAAGACCTGCGCGATGCTGTGATCTTAGTCtttgcaaacaaacaa gaCCTTCCAAATGCGATGAACGCTGCAGAACTCACAGACAAGATGAATCTTCACTCCCTCAGAAACAGACGCTGGTACATCCAGGCAACCTGTGCCACCACCGGAGATGGTCTCTTCGAAGGACTGGAGTGGTTGTCAAGTCAGCTCAAGAACAATTCATAA
- the arf1 gene encoding ADP-ribosylation factor 1 isoform X2, whose protein sequence is MGNIFKLFAKFGQKEMRILMVGLDAAGKTTILYKLKLGEVVTTIPTIGFNVETVEYKNINFTVWDVGGQDKIRPLWRHYFQNTQGLIFVVDSNDRERCGEAREELLRMLAEEDLRDAVILVFANKQDLPNAMNAAELTDKMNLHSLRNRRWYIQATCATTGDGLFEGLEWLSSQLKNNS, encoded by the exons ATGGGGAATATTTTTAAGCTATTTGCTAAGTTTGGGCAGAAGGAGATGAGGATCCTCATGGTGGGTCTGGATGCTGCTGGAAAGACCACAATTCTGTACAAGCTCAAACTTGGAGAGGTTGTGACTACCATCCCCACGATAG GTTTTAATGTAGAGACAGTGGAGTACAAGAACATCAATTTCACAGTGTGGGATGTTGGTGGTCAAGACAAAATTCGACCGCTGTGGCGTCATTACTTCCAGAACACACAGG GCCTCATCTTCGTTGTGGACAGCAACGACAGAGAGCGATGTGGGGAGGCTCGGGAAGAGCTCTTGCGAATGTTGGCAGAGGAAGACCTGCGCGATGCTGTGATCTTAGTCtttgcaaacaaacaa gaCCTTCCAAATGCGATGAACGCTGCAGAACTCACAGACAAGATGAATCTTCACTCCCTCAGAAACAGACGCTGGTACATCCAGGCAACCTGTGCCACCACCGGAGATGGTCTCTTCGAAGGACTGGAGTGGTTGTCAAGTCAGCTCAAGAACAATTCATAA